The Sulfurihydrogenibium azorense Az-Fu1 genome contains the following window.
GTCTACCCTGTACCTTGGGAGTGTCCAGTGTACCCACAGGAAGAACATAAACATCATAAATACCTTTAAGAAAAACCAGATGAAAGGTGATAAAGCTCCAAAGATCTCAGGTCCTTTCCATCCACCGAAGAAAAGAATCACAGCTATAGCACTTAAAACAAATGTTCCTATGTACCACTCTGCCAGTGGAAATAGACCAAACTTCATACCAGAGTATTCTGTGTTGTACCCTGATACAAGTTCAGCTTCTGCTTCTTGTACATCAAAAGGCGTTCTGCCTGTTTCTGCAAGTATAGCAAACAGAATCACTATAAAAGCGATAGGTTGGTACCATATAAAAGCACCAAAAAATCCTTCTTGGGCATAAACGATTTCTCTTAGAGAGAAAGACCCTGCCATCATTATAGGTCCTACCATTGCAAAACCTAAAGCAACCTCATAACCTATTAAAACAGCTGCTTTTCTAAGACCACCAATCATTGGGTATTTACTGTTAGATGCCCATCCTGCAAAGATAACACCATAGATACTTATACTACCAAATGCAAGAGCTAATATTAAACCTATGTTTAGATCTGTGATGTATGGCTTAATCTCTATTCCGAAGATTGTAAAAGGTTCCCCAAAAGGTATTACTGCTAAAATCATAATAGCTGGAACAAAGGCAAGTAAAGAAGCAAGGTAAAATAAGACCTTATCTACATTATTTGGAACTAAGTCTTCTTTTGTTAAGACTTTTAATGCGTCAGCTATAGGCTGAAGTAGTCCATGAAAACCAACGTGGAGTGGTCCGGGTCGTTGCTGGACATGTCCAGCAAACTTTCTTTCTATAAGAGTTAGATAAGCTGCTGCTAAGAACATTCCTACTATGAATATGAGAGATTTTATAACTACTCCTATTACAGTGGCTAACATCTCCATCAGCAACCTCGTAAATTGTTTTTTACATTTAAATTATATTAACACAAGAATTAAAAAAATTAAACACTGTTTTATTCATTTTTCTAAAAACTAAAATTAAGTCTTTGATATAAATTGGATATTCTGATTTTGATAGCTGGTTTATCTCATCTTTGTAAAGATGGTTTTTCATTATGTAAATATTCTAAGATAAAACTAACTTAACTGTAATTTCGTTTAAAACCATTATTCCTTTTGGAAGTAAAGTTAGTTTTTCATTTTTGACGGTTGCGTAGCCTTCCTCTACTAACTCTTTGATAATATCTTTATTTTTTATAAGGTTTAAATCCAGTCCTGATTTTAGTCTTAGAGATAGAAATATCTTTTCTTCTATCTTCTTTTCTTGGTCTAACTCCTCTTTAAATTTTACAGGTTTGATGGATTTTTCTACCAAATTTAAATACTCTTGAATATTTTTTGTGTTTCCAAACCTAACATTATTTACATAAGACCAAGAAGACACACCAATACCTAAAAACTCAATATCTGTCCAGTAAAATAAATTATGTTTACACTCATAACCTTCTTTTGCCCAGTTAGAAAGCTCATACCTTTCAAAGCCTTTTTCTTCTAAGAAGCTGTCAATCAGTTCAAACATTTTCAAGGTTGTTTCTTCGTCTGGTAGATTATAACAGCCATTTTTTACAAGAGTTCCAAGGGGAGTTCCTTCGTAAGGAGTAAGCATGTAAGCTGATATATGAGTTATAGGTAAGCTCGTGTAGATTTTTAAGTCTTCTTCTAAATCATCTAAAGTCTGTCCTTGAATACCGTATATAAGGTCTAAGTTTATGTTGGTTATTCCTGCATTTAGACAGTCTTCAACTGTTTGAAGTGTATCTTTTGGTTTATGGTTTCTACCTAAAGATATTAGATTTTTCTCTATGAATGATTGATTACCTATACTTATACGGTTTACTCCAGCATCTTTTAAGATTTTAAAATCTTTGTATCTGTATGTCTTTGGATTTACCTCTACTGTTATCTCTAACTCTTTTTTTGTTTTTGTGTTTTCTTTAATAAACTGTATAGTATCAACTAATAAATCTGGGCTTAAAGATGAAGGCGTTCCTCCTCCAAAGTACACTGTCTCTAACTCAAAATCAAGGTTTTGGTATAGAGAGAGTTCCTTTTTTAAAGTTGATACATACTTTTCTTTTAAGCTGTCTTCATTCCAGACAAATGAAGTAAAATCACAGTAAGGACACTTAATTTCACAAAAAGGTATGTGAATGTATAAACCTTTAATCAAGATACAAACTCGTAAATTTAAAAATCATAAAGACATGATAAAATGTTTTTTGATGCAAGTCAATGCAATTTTTTTGTAAGAAAGTTAACTCTAATTTCCAATTTAAATAATTTTAAAACAAACCAAGACAAGTAGCAAAACTTAAAGCTAAAATGAAGAAGTTTATCTTAGCTTTAAATCCTTCTAAAGATACTGCCCTGATATCCTCTATTCCCATATAGTATAACTTGCTAAATACTGTCTCTATTCTCTTCCTTACTCTCTTTAAAAACTCTTGTTTATCCTTTTGTTTGTGATGTACTTTCCCCTTCTTTCTTATAGCCTCTAACTCTATTCCTAAACTCTTAAATTCTTCTTTTAAATCCTTTGAATTAAAAGCTTTGTCTGCTATTATTGTCCCTTTGTTTAATATATCTATCAAAACACTGTCCTCTTTTACTTCCTTTAAAAAGTTTATATCATGCTTTGAAGCTGGAATAATCTCATATCCTATCGGTCTTTTGTAATAATCCACTATTAATCCTATTTTAAAACCAAACCATTCTTTTGCTGCATTGTTTCCTTTGTATAACTTACCAGAAACTTTCTTGTTTCTTTTCATTCTTTGATTTTTACAAACAGGTATTGGTTTTGTATCTGCTATGTATACTGTGGTTATCTTCTCAGAAAATAAATTTGTAAGAATGATTGAGATTACTTGAGCAAGTTTATATAGTTTTTTAGCTCTTTTTACTATTGCTGGTAATTGAGGAACATAAGGGAAAAGGTCATTGTAATTCTCTTTAAATTCCTTAAGTGTTATTTTGTAATCACCTTTTCTATAGCTCATAGAAAATATGATGAGAGTTATAAGCTCTACATCAGAGAATTTAGGCTTATTTGTTTTATGTTTATGTTTTATGAGTTTTAGGATTTCATCTGTCAGAATATAAACGTTTATGATATAATCTCTAAAAGTCATGATTTTACCTCCAGTGGTAGTTTTACTTTATGATACCACTGGAGTTTTTTTATTTCATCTTTTTTTGAATTGGAAATTAGGGTTGTAAGAAAGTTAGTATTTACAAACTCATTAAAATTGAGTTATGATAATTATCACGAAAAAAAACTATGGAGGTTTGTTAGATGGCAGATGAAAAAGTTTCCCGTAGAGACTTCTTGCTGTATGCTATGGGTGCTTGGGCAGCAGTAGGAGTTGGTGGAGTCCTTTATGCGATGTATAAGACTTGGGAGCCTCTACCTGAGGTAAAGGCTCAAGCAACAGTTTCTTTTGACTTATCTACTGTCGAACCGGGACAAATTAAAGTAGTTTCTTGGAGAGGTAAACCGGTTTTTGTTTTAAGAAGAACTCCGGATATGGTTCAATGTCCAGATAGGTCTGTTAAAGGAGAATATACCGTTGTTTTAGGTATATGTACTCACCTTGGTTGTATTCCAAACTGGGAAGCTGACAAGAAAATATGGCACTGTCCTTGCCACGGTGGAGAGTATGATGCTTGCGGTAAAAACATATTTGGACCACCACCAAGACCTTTAGATGTTCCACCATTTAAAATTGAAGGTACTACTATTGTTTTAGGCGAAGAAGGAAACGAATACAAACAAATGAAAGAAAAAGGATTAACAGTGTAAAGGAGGTAGGTTATGAGATTAATGGATTGGCTTGATGAAAGATTAGCCATAAGACAGCTTATTAAAGTGATGCTCACAGAGTACTATGTTCCTAAAAACATAAACTTCCTATGGAGTTTTGGTGTTCTTGTGATGCTCGTTTTTGCTATCTTAGTTGTAAGTGGAATATTCTTGCTTATGTACTATAAACCAGATTCTCATCTTGCTTTTGATAGTGTTAATAAAACAATTATGATGGATGTGGAGTACGGATGGTTATTTAGACATACCCACGCAGTGGGTGCCTCTATAATGTTCCTTGTGCTTTTTATTCACATGGCAAGGGGTATATACTACGGTTCGTTTAAACCACCAAGAGAGATAGTTTGGATAACTGGATATATACTTTTTGTTCTTATGTCTGCAACTGCGTTTACTGGATATCTACTACCTTGGGGACAGATGTCTTACTGGGCAGCTCAAACAATTACAACACTCTTTGAAAAAATACCTTTTATAGGACCTGATTTAGTTGTTTGGATAAGAGGTAACTACATAGTTGAAGATGCTACTTTGACAAGATTTTTTGCTTTACACGTAGTTTTCTTACCTCTTTTATTAATTGTATTTACAGCTATTCACCTCTACGCCGTTAGAATACCGGGGTCTAACAACGAAGATGGTATAGAGCTTACAAAAGAAGAGAAAAAACATGGTAAAGGTGTTCCTTTCTGGCCTGTGTTTATGGCGAAAGAGTTCTTTGTTATGTCGGTTTTCTTAATTTTCTTCTTCTATTTAGTATTTTACCAGTATAAGTTTGCTATGGATCCAATTAACTTTACACCTGCAGATTACTTACAAACACCTACACATATATACCCAGAGTGGTACTTCCTTGCATTCTATGAAGTTTTAAGAGGTTTCTTCTTTAGTCAGAACTTAGGTTTAATTGCGTTTGTGCTAAGTATGTTTATTGCTGCGTTTTTACCTTGGCTTGACACTTCTCCTATAAAAAGTGCTAAACACAGACCTATATACAAAATCCTTTTCTGGATATTTATAGCTGACTTTGTATTTTTAACAATACTTGGAAAACTACCTCCTACCGGTTTATACGCATGGCTTGGATTCTTTGGAAGTTTAGTGTTCTTTGCATTTTTCCTTACCCTTCCAATCTTATCTAAGATAGAGAAGAAAAAAGTAGCAGGAGGTAGGTAAGATGAAAGAGCTTAAAATACTTCTGATTTTAATAGTTATAGTTGCTATCGGGTATTGGGGGATAGAGCCCTATGCCCACTCTGTAATGCATGGAGAGATAAAAAAGCCTGATTATAAATATTCTGATTTACAAACAACAGCATTAACAACAGGAGACCCTGTAAAAGGTAAGGAACTCTTCATGGCAAACTGTGCTTCCTGCCACGGATTAAAAAATGACGGAATAAATCCGGGAATGGATAAAAATGCTGCAATAGCTTCTTTTAATGTAGTTCCTCCTGACCTTTCAAACATTGCTTCTATAGTTGACCACAAATTTTTAGCTGCTTTTATTAAAAATCCTCAAGAAGCTACAAAAAATCCTAAGTTTGCAATGCCTCCTATGGCTCAACTATCTGATGAAGACGTAGGACACGTTATAGCCTATCTTTCTTCAGTTGCTAAGAAAGACCTAACTGGAAAAGATATAACGGTAGAAGCCTGCGGAAGATGTCACAGTATAAAATATCAAAAAATCCAAGCTGAAACACCAGCTGACAACTTAAAAGCATACCTTGGAAAAGTTCCTCCTGATTTATCTGTTATGGGTAAAGCAAAAGAGTTAGAGTATTTAGAAACTTTCATAAACAATCCTCAAAACGGTTTACCCGGAACTTCTATGCCAAGACTTGGTCTAACCCAAGAAGCTACAGAAAAGGTTGTTAAGTACTTAGACGAAATAGCAGACCCACATAGAGAACAAAGAAACAAATTAGGTGTATGGGTTTTAGGATACTTAGTTGTAATGGCTGGTTTAACTTACGCTTGGAAAAGGAAAATCTGGAAAAACTTACACTAATTAAAGTTTAGCTTACCTCCACTTTCTTTAACCTGCCTTTTGGCAGGTTTTTTTATTTTATGACCAACTCTATTGTTTATTCTCTTTTTCAAGATTAAAATCCTTTTCTAAAATCTTAAGAGGTAATTCTATGAGCAAAAAACCAAACAGACTTATAAACGAAAAAAGCCCTTACCTTCTACAACATGCCTACAATCCTGTGGACTGGTATCCTTGGTGTGATGAAGCTTTTGAAAAGGCAAAGAAAGAAGACAAACCTATATTTTTATCTATAGGTTACTCTTCCTGTCATTGGTGCCATGTTATGGAAAAAGAGTCTTTTGAAGATGAGGAAGTTGCAGAAATTTTAAATAAATACTTTGTGCCTATTAAAGTTGATAGAGAAGAAAGACCAGATATAGACGCTGTTTATATGAATGTTTGTATGCTTTTTAATGGAAGTGGAGGTTGGCCTCTTACAATCATCATGACCCCTGATAAAAAACCATTTTTTGCAGGGACTTACTTTCCAAAACATTCAAGACCTAACAGAATAGGGGTTGTAGACTTACTTTTAAGTGTTGCAAAGTACTGGCAAGAAAACAAAGAAGACCTTATATCGAGGTCAGAAAAAGTTTTAGGTTATCTCAAAGAAGATAATAAATCAAATTATGGAGAGCTAAAAAAAGACTATATTCATGCAGGTTTTTATGACTTAAAGGGTAGATTTGATAATACTTACGGCGGGTTTTCAAATAAACCAAAGTTTCCTACTCCCCACAATATTATGTTCTTGCTAAGGTATTACTATCACACGAAAGAAGAGGAAGCTCTACAAATGGTAGAAAAGACTCTAACAAACATGAGGCTGGGAGGAATTTATGACCATGTAGGTTTTGGATTTCATAGATACTCAACAGACAGACAGTGGCTACTTCCACATTTTGAAAAGATGCATTACGACCAAGCTATGCTTTTGATGGCTTACACAGAAACTTATCAGATTACAAAAAAAGACCTTTATAAACAAACTGTTCAAGAGATAATAGAGTATGTAATAAGAGATATGACAAACGAAGAAGGAGTGTTTTTTAGTGCAGAAGATGCAGACAGTGAAGGAGAAGAAGGGAAATTTTATACTTGGACTTTTCAAGAAATAAAGGATATTCTAAAAGAGGAAAGTGATTTAGCAATAAAAATATTTAACATTAAAGAAGAAGGAAACTACCTTGAAGAAGCAACTGGACATCCAACAGGTAGAAATATTATTTATCTTTCCAAAACCTTAAGAGATTATGCTATAGACCTTGGAATAGATGAAAATACTTTAAAGCAAAAGTTAGAACAAATTAGAAAAAAACTTTTTAAAGAGAGAGAAAAAAGGGTTCACCCATTAAAAGACGATAAAGTCCTAACAGATTGGAACGGATTGATGATAGCAGCTCTATCAAAGGCAGGAAAAGCATTTTCTAATCAAGACTATATCAGTTATGCACAAAAAGCAGCTGACTTTATTATCCATAACATGATTATAGACGGAAAGCTTTACCATCTTTATAAAGACAAGGAAGTAAAGATAGAAGGAATGTTAGATGATTATGCATTCCTTGTTTGGGGATTGATAGAACTTTATCAAGCAACAGGAGAGTTAAAGTATTTAAAAACAGCCGTAGATTTAACAAACAAAGCTATACAGCCTCTGTATGACGAGAAAAATGGAGGATTTTTCTTAAGCAAAAGTCAAGACCTTATAGTAAATCCAAAAGAGTCTTTTGATGGGGCAATACCTTCTGGAAACTCTGTAATGGCTTATAATCTATACAGACTTTACCTTATAACAGCACAAGAAGAGTTTTATAAAAAATCTTACGAAACTTTAACCGCTTTTGCAGGAGATATAAAAAGACTACCTTCTTACCACACGATGTTTTTAATAGCTCTAATGATGCACTTCTTCCCTACTTCAGAGATTGTAATATCGGGAAAAGGATGGATAGAAGCTTTAAATCAGCTAAACAGAGAGTTTTTACCAAACACAGTTATAATTGTAAAAACTCCAGAGAACAAAGAAGAGTTATCAAAAATCTCACATTACACACAAAGTATGGAAGTCCCGGAAGATTTTTATATCTATCTATGTAAAAATTTTGCTTGTAATCTACCGACAAAAGATTTAGAATATGTTATAAATATGCTAAAAGGTTAATCTATGGAAATAAAAGGAAAAACAGCACTTATAACAGGTGGGTCAAAAAGAATAGGTAGGGCTATAACCATTGGACTGGCAAAAGAAGGTTGTAATGTTATTATTCATTACCATTCTTCAGAAAGAGAAGCTCAGGAGTTAAAAACTCTTGTAGAAAGTTTTGGAGTTAGAAGCTACCTGTTAAAAGCAGATTTAACAAAAGAAGAGGATATTGTACGGATAGCAGAAGAATCAGTTAATATTGGAGTAGATATTTTGATTAACAATGCATCTCTTTACTACAAAACACCTTTGGATACTGCAACATTTAAGGATTTAAATATATTTTACTCTATTCATGTAAAAGCTCCTTTTTACCTTTCAAAGGTAATTGGTAAAAAGATGTATGAGAAAAAGGAGGGAAGAATAGTAAACATAGTAGATTACAGTGCTATCCTACCTTATCCAGACTATACACCTTACACAGTTTCTAAAGGTGCATTACTTACAATGACAAAGGCCTTTGCAAAAGAGTTTGCCCCTTATGTGTTAGTAAACGGTATACTACCAGGTCCCATAGTCTCACCAGAAGACCTGCAAGATAAAGAAATACCACTGAAAAAAACTCTACTAAAAAGATGGGGAGGAGAACAAGAGGTTTTTAAAGCTGTTAAGTACTTAATAGAAACTGATTTTACAACAGGAGCTCTAATACCTGTAGAAGGAGGTAGACTAATATTTTAGATTTTGTTATTTTTTTAGGAACTGCAGGCGGAAGAACAGTAGTATTTAGGCAACTACGGCATTCTGGAGGAATGTGGCTTCACTTTGGAGGAAAAAATATCATTATAGACCCAGGTCCTGGCAGTTTAATCAGAATGTTTGAAAGAGGTTTAGAACCAAGAGATTTAAATGTAGTTGTTTTATCCCACAGACACTTAGACCATGTGGCGGATGTAGCATCGGTAGTTGAGTCTGCTACAGATGCAAACAAAAACAAGTTAGACCTTTTACTTGCACCTTACGATGCCTTAGATGGGGAAGACCCTGTAGTCCTAAAATATACAAAAAAGGGTTTTAAGAGAATTGAGATAATATCTATGAAAAACCAGTATCAATTAGAAGAAATAACTATAAGACCATTAATACCTCACATACACCAAGGAGCTACAGTCTATAGTCTTGAATTTAGATATAAAGACAAAATATTCATATACGTTCCATGTGGAAAATTCTACGAAGACATGCTTTACGCCTACCCTCAAAATCCAGACTTAATGGTTTTTAACACAACATTTGTTAAACCTAATCTAAACTATTACCATCTATCTGCCGAAGAGGTAGAGAAGATAATTGATAAAGTTAGACCTAAAAAGGTAGTTTTAACCCATTTTAGTATTAATATGCTAAAGGCCAACCCTAAAAAAGTTGCAGAAGGTATTAAAGAAAGAACCAAGGTAGAAGTAATGGCAGCACATGATGGTATGAAAGTGGAGTTTTAGGAGAGTTCATGAAAGGTGTAATTATAGGTGGAGGTATAATAGGCTTATCTATTGCCAGACAGCTTTACAAACTTGGGTACGATATAACAATAGTTGAAAAAAATACTCTTGGAAGAGGAGCTTCTTGGGCTGCAGGTGGAATGCTTGCACCACTAGCAGAAGGTTTAATGGGAGACTTTTTAAAATTTTGTGTTGAAAGTAGAGATATGTATAAATCCTTTGTGGAAGAGATAGAAAAAGAAACAGGTGATAACGTAGGTTTTTGGGAATGTGGAATTATATATCCAGCCTTTAATGAAGAAGAAAAAGAACTGTTAATAAAGAGAGTTGAGTACTATAAAAAGCTTGGCTATAACGCTTCTTGGCTTGAAAAAAAAGATATAGAAGATATGGGATACCAGATAGGTAAAGGTATAATAGGAGGAGCTTATTTTCCAGAAGACAAACAGGTTGATAATAGAAGATTGGTAATAGCACTGATAAAGTACCTAAAAAAAACAAAAATAGAAATTAGATTATTTGAAAAAGTAAAGTTTATAAATGAGAAAGATGGTATTTTTAAATCTATAACTACAGAGAAAGGTGAGATAGAGGCAGACTTCTGTATATTAGCAGCTGGAGCTTGGTCTGGAGAACTTGACCCTGTTAACGTTTTTCCTAAAAAAGGACAGATGTTTTCTTTTAAAACAAAGAAAAAAGAAGAGTTGAAAAATATATTTTACAGTAGAAGAGCCTATATAATACCAAGAAAAGATACTAACCTCGTGGTTGTTGGAGCTACAGAAGAAAACGTTTTCTTTAAAGAAGGTAATACAGTTGGAGGAATGATACTTTTATTAAAAGGACTTTTAGATACTTTTCCTTACACAAAGGATTATGAGATTACCGAAACGTGGTACGGTTTTAGACCTGCTACTCCTGATGAATTGCCAATACTTGGAAAGTCAGATGTTAAAAACCTATACTATGCAACTGGTCATTATAGAAACGGTATACTACTTGCCCCTATAACTGCAAAACTTATATCAGATTTAATCCATAGAGAAGAAGAAAGCCCTTACCTTAAAATATTCAGTTTTGACAGATTTAAACATAAGATGGTATAATTTTAAACTATTTAAAATATTTGGAGGATGTTTATGAAACTACCAGCGAGGCTGGTGGAGATAGTATCTCACAACATAGCACAAGAACTTTTAGATAAACACCTTGTAGAAGCTGACGACCCAGAAAAATTTAAAAACGATATAACTAATATACTACTGAAAGCTATAGAAGAAGAAAAAGAGATACAAGAAGAAGCTGAAAGGTTGGTAGAAAAACACATAAACCTTATAGATGAAGAGATAAGGTTTAGAGATGCAGTAAACAAAGTAAAGGAAAAGTTAGCTGAAGAAAGAGGAATACATTTAGACCCTGAAGAAAGGCTAAACCAAATATCCCATAAAATAAAAAAATACCTTGAAACAGAAGACTCTGTAGAGATTTTTGAACATCCAAATAAAATAAGAAGAGTTATCTTAGACAAATTAAAAAAATTAATTAAAGAAGAAAAAGAGATAGATAAAGAAGTTAGACAAAGAATAAGGTCATACTCTAAAAAGATTATAGAAGGAACTCCTGAGTGGAAGATACTCTACAATAGAATATACGAAGATGCTTTAAGAAAAAGAGGACTGATGTAAATTATCCTCTCCACCTAAGGAGAGAACTTACTTGGAAAATAAACATCCATACTCTGAGCTTGGTTATAAGATATTCTTTAAAATAAAACCTTTTTTAAAAAAAATTCTAAGAATAAAAGTCGTAGGAGTGGAAAACATTCCTTTAGAAGGTGGGTGTATAATAGCAGCAAACCATAGGAGCCACTTTGACCCTCCTGTAATCAATATAGTATCCCCAAGGCCTGTAATCTTTTTAGCTAAAAAAGAACTTTTTGAAGTCCCTGTCTTAGGATGGTTTATAAAAAAAGCTGGAACGATACCTGTTAGAAGAGACAGTAGAGATACGGCAGTTATTAAAAAATCTATATCTCTATTAAAGGAAGGTTTTGTTATAGGTATTTTCCCTGAAGGTTCAAGGGCAAGACCAGGAGAGTTTAGAAAACCTCAGCCTGGTGTAGGATACCTTATAGAAAAAGCAAAAGTGCCAGTTATCCCTGTTTTAATTGAAGGAACAGATAAAGTACTACCAGTTAACTCAAAATTTCCTAAATTATTCAAGTATAATATTGATGTAATAGTAGGTAAACCTATTAAATTTGAGGGTATTTCATCTTATGAACATATTGCAGAAAAGGTTATGCATGAAATCAGAAAGTTAAAAGGAGAACGTCATGGTTAACATAAAAGTAGCACAAACAGCAGGTTTTTGTTTTGGTGTAAGAATAGCCGTAGATATGGCTAAGAAAGCTGGGGAACAGCTTGGCCACGCTTATACAAACGGTCCCATAATTCACAACAAACAAGTTGTATCTTACTTAGAAAGTATTGGGATAAAAGAGCTTAAAGATTACTCTCAACTAAAACCTGGTGAAACTGTTATTATTAGGTCTCACGGTGTACCTCCTGAAACGGAAAGACAGTTAAAAAGTATGAATATAAACGTACTAGATGCAACCTGTCCTTTTGTCAAAAAAGTCCACGATAAGGTAAGACAGCTTGTAGAAGAAGGTTATTTTGTAGTTATCATAGGAGAAGAGGGGCACCCTGAAGTTATAGGTACTTTAGGACATCTTAAAGAGGTAAACGGTCAAGGTGTTGTTGTAGAAAACTTTGAAGATTTAATAAAAAAAGTCCCTAAGAGAAATAAGATAGGAGTTGTAGCACAGACAACCCAAAGTGAAGACTTCTTTAGAGAAGCTGTTGGATACTTGGCTGAAAACACTGAAGAGTTAAAAGTTTTTAACACTATATGTGATGCAACATCTGTTAGACAAGAGGAAGTAAAAAAACTTGCTCCTACTGTAGACGTAATGATAATTATTGGAGGAAAACACAGCGGTAATACACAAAGACTTGCCCAGATATCAAAAGCCTTAAACCCGAACACTTACCATATAGAAACAGCTGAAGAACTTCAAAAAGAGTGGTTTGAAGGAAAAGATAACGTAGGAATATCAGCTGGAGCTTCAACTCCAGATTGGATAATAAACCAAGTTGTTGAAAAAATAAAACAGTTAAAAGGAGTAACAGCATGAACGAGTTTGAAAAGTTGATGGAAGAATCTAAAGAATCAGGATTCTACTCAAAAAATCAAAAAATAAAAGGAAAAGTAGTAAAAGTGACAGAAGACAAAGTCTTTGTAGACATAGGTCAAAAAATAGAAGCTGTTTTAAATAGAAATGAAGATCAAGACGTAGAAGAAGGTCAAGAAATAGAAGCAGTTTTTACAG
Protein-coding sequences here:
- a CDS encoding thioredoxin domain-containing protein, producing the protein MSKKPNRLINEKSPYLLQHAYNPVDWYPWCDEAFEKAKKEDKPIFLSIGYSSCHWCHVMEKESFEDEEVAEILNKYFVPIKVDREERPDIDAVYMNVCMLFNGSGGWPLTIIMTPDKKPFFAGTYFPKHSRPNRIGVVDLLLSVAKYWQENKEDLISRSEKVLGYLKEDNKSNYGELKKDYIHAGFYDLKGRFDNTYGGFSNKPKFPTPHNIMFLLRYYYHTKEEEALQMVEKTLTNMRLGGIYDHVGFGFHRYSTDRQWLLPHFEKMHYDQAMLLMAYTETYQITKKDLYKQTVQEIIEYVIRDMTNEEGVFFSAEDADSEGEEGKFYTWTFQEIKDILKEESDLAIKIFNIKEEGNYLEEATGHPTGRNIIYLSKTLRDYAIDLGIDENTLKQKLEQIRKKLFKEREKRVHPLKDDKVLTDWNGLMIAALSKAGKAFSNQDYISYAQKAADFIIHNMIIDGKLYHLYKDKEVKIEGMLDDYAFLVWGLIELYQATGELKYLKTAVDLTNKAIQPLYDEKNGGFFLSKSQDLIVNPKESFDGAIPSGNSVMAYNLYRLYLITAQEEFYKKSYETLTAFAGDIKRLPSYHTMFLIALMMHFFPTSEIVISGKGWIEALNQLNREFLPNTVIIVKTPENKEELSKISHYTQSMEVPEDFYIYLCKNFACNLPTKDLEYVINMLKG
- a CDS encoding IS982 family transposase, translating into MTFRDYIINVYILTDEILKLIKHKHKTNKPKFSDVELITLIIFSMSYRKGDYKITLKEFKENYNDLFPYVPQLPAIVKRAKKLYKLAQVISIILTNLFSEKITTVYIADTKPIPVCKNQRMKRNKKVSGKLYKGNNAAKEWFGFKIGLIVDYYKRPIGYEIIPASKHDINFLKEVKEDSVLIDILNKGTIIADKAFNSKDLKEEFKSLGIELEAIRKKGKVHHKQKDKQEFLKRVRKRIETVFSKLYYMGIEDIRAVSLEGFKAKINFFILALSFATCLGLF
- the hemW gene encoding radical SAM family heme chaperone HemW — encoded protein: MIKGLYIHIPFCEIKCPYCDFTSFVWNEDSLKEKYVSTLKKELSLYQNLDFELETVYFGGGTPSSLSPDLLVDTIQFIKENTKTKKELEITVEVNPKTYRYKDFKILKDAGVNRISIGNQSFIEKNLISLGRNHKPKDTLQTVEDCLNAGITNINLDLIYGIQGQTLDDLEEDLKIYTSLPITHISAYMLTPYEGTPLGTLVKNGCYNLPDEETTLKMFELIDSFLEEKGFERYELSNWAKEGYECKHNLFYWTDIEFLGIGVSSWSYVNNVRFGNTKNIQEYLNLVEKSIKPVKFKEELDQEKKIEEKIFLSLRLKSGLDLNLIKNKDIIKELVEEGYATVKNEKLTLLPKGIMVLNEITVKLVLS
- the nuoH gene encoding NADH-quinone oxidoreductase subunit NuoH; protein product: MEMLATVIGVVIKSLIFIVGMFLAAAYLTLIERKFAGHVQQRPGPLHVGFHGLLQPIADALKVLTKEDLVPNNVDKVLFYLASLLAFVPAIMILAVIPFGEPFTIFGIEIKPYITDLNIGLILALAFGSISIYGVIFAGWASNSKYPMIGGLRKAAVLIGYEVALGFAMVGPIMMAGSFSLREIVYAQEGFFGAFIWYQPIAFIVILFAILAETGRTPFDVQEAEAELVSGYNTEYSGMKFGLFPLAEWYIGTFVLSAIAVILFFGGWKGPEIFGALSPFIWFFLKVFMMFMFFLWVHWTLPRYRVDQITEIAWKVMLPLSLLNIFITAIIIMVKG
- a CDS encoding cytochrome b produces the protein MRLMDWLDERLAIRQLIKVMLTEYYVPKNINFLWSFGVLVMLVFAILVVSGIFLLMYYKPDSHLAFDSVNKTIMMDVEYGWLFRHTHAVGASIMFLVLFIHMARGIYYGSFKPPREIVWITGYILFVLMSATAFTGYLLPWGQMSYWAAQTITTLFEKIPFIGPDLVVWIRGNYIVEDATLTRFFALHVVFLPLLLIVFTAIHLYAVRIPGSNNEDGIELTKEEKKHGKGVPFWPVFMAKEFFVMSVFLIFFFYLVFYQYKFAMDPINFTPADYLQTPTHIYPEWYFLAFYEVLRGFFFSQNLGLIAFVLSMFIAAFLPWLDTSPIKSAKHRPIYKILFWIFIADFVFLTILGKLPPTGLYAWLGFFGSLVFFAFFLTLPILSKIEKKKVAGGR
- a CDS encoding ubiquinol-cytochrome c reductase iron-sulfur subunit gives rise to the protein MADEKVSRRDFLLYAMGAWAAVGVGGVLYAMYKTWEPLPEVKAQATVSFDLSTVEPGQIKVVSWRGKPVFVLRRTPDMVQCPDRSVKGEYTVVLGICTHLGCIPNWEADKKIWHCPCHGGEYDACGKNIFGPPPRPLDVPPFKIEGTTIVLGEEGNEYKQMKEKGLTV
- a CDS encoding c-type cytochrome, which produces MKELKILLILIVIVAIGYWGIEPYAHSVMHGEIKKPDYKYSDLQTTALTTGDPVKGKELFMANCASCHGLKNDGINPGMDKNAAIASFNVVPPDLSNIASIVDHKFLAAFIKNPQEATKNPKFAMPPMAQLSDEDVGHVIAYLSSVAKKDLTGKDITVEACGRCHSIKYQKIQAETPADNLKAYLGKVPPDLSVMGKAKELEYLETFINNPQNGLPGTSMPRLGLTQEATEKVVKYLDEIADPHREQRNKLGVWVLGYLVVMAGLTYAWKRKIWKNLH